A single window of Candidatus Glassbacteria bacterium DNA harbors:
- the glnA gene encoding type I glutamate--ammonia ligase translates to MGPKEVLQLIKEKDVKVVDVRFMDFPGLWQHFSIPASELSEDTFEEGLGFDGSSIRGWQEINESDMIVRPDAATAFIDPFMEHTTLVIICDICDPVTGEDYSRDPRHIGKKAVKYMKTTGIGDTAYFGPEAEFFIFDDIRFDQTPHSGYYFLDSVEGVWNSGRDEGPNLGYKPRHKEGYFPVPPTDSQQDIRTEMMLTMMDCGIDIECQHHEVATAGQAEIDMRFMPLVKCADSLLLYKYIVKNVARKHGKTATFMPKPIFADNGSGMHIHLSIWKGDTPLFAGDGYGGMSEMAMWAIGGILKHAASILAFTNPTTNSYKRLVPGFEAPVNLAYSSRNRSAAVRLPMYSNSPKAKRLEFRCPDPSCNPYLAFSALLMAALDGIQNKVDPGDPLDKNIYDLPPEELAKVPTTPGSLEAALNALSDDHEYLLKGNVFTEDVIETWIDYKMTNEVQEMALRPHPYEFFLYYDI, encoded by the coding sequence GTGGGACCGAAGGAAGTACTACAACTCATTAAGGAAAAAGACGTAAAGGTAGTCGACGTGCGATTCATGGATTTTCCGGGCCTGTGGCAGCACTTCTCGATTCCGGCGAGTGAGTTGAGCGAGGATACGTTCGAGGAGGGACTGGGTTTCGACGGCTCCAGTATCCGCGGCTGGCAGGAAATCAACGAGAGCGATATGATCGTGCGGCCCGACGCGGCCACGGCGTTTATCGATCCGTTCATGGAACACACCACGCTCGTGATCATCTGCGACATCTGCGATCCGGTTACCGGCGAGGACTACTCCCGCGACCCGCGCCATATCGGCAAGAAAGCGGTCAAGTACATGAAGACCACGGGGATCGGCGACACGGCGTACTTCGGACCCGAGGCCGAGTTCTTCATTTTCGACGACATCCGTTTCGACCAGACCCCCCACTCCGGGTATTATTTCCTGGATTCGGTCGAGGGAGTGTGGAACAGCGGGCGCGACGAGGGCCCGAACCTGGGCTACAAGCCCCGCCACAAGGAAGGCTATTTCCCGGTTCCGCCGACCGATTCTCAGCAGGATATCAGGACCGAGATGATGCTGACGATGATGGATTGCGGCATCGATATCGAATGCCAGCACCACGAAGTGGCCACCGCCGGGCAGGCCGAGATCGACATGCGGTTCATGCCGTTGGTCAAATGCGCCGACAGTCTGCTCTTGTACAAATACATCGTCAAGAATGTCGCGCGCAAGCACGGCAAGACTGCCACGTTCATGCCCAAGCCCATCTTTGCCGACAACGGCAGCGGGATGCACATCCACCTCTCGATCTGGAAAGGCGATACTCCGTTGTTCGCCGGCGACGGCTACGGCGGGATGAGCGAGATGGCGATGTGGGCTATCGGCGGTATCCTCAAGCACGCGGCCAGTATCCTCGCTTTCACCAACCCGACTACCAACAGCTACAAGCGCCTGGTGCCGGGTTTCGAGGCGCCTGTGAACCTGGCCTACAGCTCGCGTAACCGCAGCGCAGCGGTCCGCCTGCCGATGTACAGCAACTCGCCCAAGGCCAAGCGGCTCGAGTTCCGCTGCCCCGATCCCAGTTGCAACCCCTACCTCGCGTTCTCGGCTCTGCTGATGGCCGCGCTGGACGGGATTCAGAACAAGGTCGATCCGGGCGACCCGCTGGACAAGAATATCTACGACCTGCCGCCCGAGGAGCTGGCCAAGGTGCCGACCACGCCCGGTTCGCTGGAAGCGGCGCTCAACGCCCTCTCCGATGACCACGAGTACCTGCTCAAGGGCAACGTGTTTACCGAGGACGTTATCGAGACCTGGATCGACTATAAGATGACGAATGAAGTTCAGGAAATGGCGCTCAGGCCTCATCCATACGAGTTTTTTCTCTACTACGATATCTGA
- a CDS encoding 3-hydroxybutyryl-CoA dehydrogenase produces the protein MEQDSALFFDRATVIGINKRALQIAETFAAAGIEVMLAGPNKQQTEAAMAGIGKSIDREIERWGKTESDKRAIMARITPAESLESLKDCKIAVEAMGLNFQDKRGTLERVEQTCTESLELYVIHISTLSVTEIAGASRLRDKVIGMHFLEPVPKIPMVELVRGMHTSDETVETAKKLARLLNKTAVEVFEYPGYITTRVMLPMINEAIQVLMEGIASAEDIDTAIKLGYNLPVGPLTMADELGLETVLRRMDNLFHELGDVKFRPSPLLRKMVRAGKLGRSMGEGFFKYETRDAYESGKND, from the coding sequence ATGGAACAGGACAGCGCCTTATTTTTTGACAGGGCTACCGTAATCGGGATCAACAAAAGGGCCCTGCAGATAGCCGAAACTTTCGCCGCCGCCGGAATCGAGGTGATGCTGGCCGGGCCGAACAAGCAGCAGACAGAGGCGGCGATGGCCGGGATCGGAAAATCGATCGACCGCGAAATCGAGCGCTGGGGCAAGACCGAATCAGACAAACGGGCGATCATGGCCAGGATCACTCCGGCAGAGTCACTGGAAAGCCTCAAGGACTGCAAGATCGCTGTCGAAGCGATGGGACTCAACTTCCAGGACAAGCGCGGGACCCTGGAACGTGTCGAGCAGACGTGCACCGAGTCGCTCGAGCTTTACGTGATCCACATTTCCACTCTCAGCGTAACCGAAATCGCCGGTGCCAGCCGGTTGCGCGACAAAGTGATCGGCATGCACTTTCTGGAGCCGGTACCCAAGATTCCGATGGTGGAGCTGGTGCGCGGGATGCACACCTCTGACGAAACTGTCGAAACGGCCAAGAAGCTGGCCAGGCTGCTGAACAAGACCGCCGTGGAAGTTTTCGAATACCCCGGTTATATCACCACGCGCGTGATGCTGCCGATGATCAACGAGGCGATCCAGGTGCTGATGGAGGGTATCGCATCGGCCGAGGATATCGACACGGCGATCAAGCTGGGTTACAACCTGCCGGTTGGCCCGCTGACGATGGCCGACGAGCTGGGCCTGGAAACGGTCCTGCGCAGAATGGACAACCTGTTTCACGAACTGGGCGACGTCAAGTTCCGGCCCTCTCCGCTGCTGCGCAAGATGGTGCGCGCCGGCAAGCTGGGCCGTTCGATGGGCGAGGGGTTTTTCAAGTACGAAACGCGCGACGCCTACGAGAGCGGCAAGAACGACTGA
- a CDS encoding protein-L-isoaspartate(D-aspartate) O-methyltransferase, producing the protein MGALAAGLACGTAPARENSVESQLIRFRNSRGESEWQRERRAMVERQIRRRGVKDERVLAAMEEVPRHEFIPDNLRSRAYGDHPLPIGHNQTISQPYIVALMTDLLEPEPGDTVLEIGTGSGYQAAVLSKVVAYVYSIEIVEPLCERARETLEAGNYSNVEVLCGDGYDGWPEHAPFDGVILTAAPEKVPQPLLDQLAEGGRLVVPEGRYNQDLVVYEKTGGKTVRREVIPVRFVPMTGKAEDK; encoded by the coding sequence ATGGGCGCTCTTGCCGCCGGGCTGGCCTGCGGGACTGCGCCTGCACGGGAAAACAGCGTGGAGAGTCAGTTGATCAGGTTCCGTAACAGCAGGGGAGAGTCCGAGTGGCAACGGGAGCGGCGCGCGATGGTCGAGCGGCAGATCAGGCGCAGGGGAGTCAAAGACGAGCGGGTGCTGGCGGCCATGGAAGAAGTTCCGCGCCACGAATTCATCCCCGATAACCTGCGCTCCCGCGCCTACGGCGACCATCCGCTGCCGATCGGTCACAACCAGACGATCTCGCAGCCGTATATCGTCGCGCTGATGACCGACCTGCTGGAGCCTGAACCCGGCGATACCGTGCTCGAAATCGGGACCGGCAGCGGGTACCAGGCCGCCGTCCTGTCCAAGGTGGTCGCGTATGTCTACAGTATCGAGATTGTCGAGCCGCTGTGCGAGCGCGCGAGGGAAACGCTCGAAGCCGGCAATTACAGCAACGTCGAGGTCCTCTGCGGAGACGGGTACGACGGCTGGCCGGAGCACGCCCCGTTCGACGGGGTGATCCTGACCGCCGCACCGGAGAAAGTGCCTCAACCGCTGCTGGACCAGCTCGCCGAGGGCGGCCGGCTGGTGGTTCCCGAGGGCCGGTACAACCAGGACCTGGTGGTCTACGAAAAAACCGGAGGCAAAACGGTGAGACGGGAGGTGATCCCGGTCCGCTTCGTCCCGATGACCGGCAAGGCGGAGGACAAGTGA
- the glnA gene encoding type I glutamate--ammonia ligase — protein MSENSREYVLKMARDHGVKFIRLWFTDMLGFLKSFAITVEALEETLESGKSFDGSSIQGFSRMDESDMIAMPDPETFCILPWRPASEGNSVARMFCDIFHPDGEPYSADPRQVLKRNLTRASMIGYTYYVGAELEFFYFKDNSASPVGLDQGGYFDLTPLDVASDFRRDTVLTLESMGVPVESSHHEIAPSQHEIDLRHEDALSMADNTMTYRLVVKEVALQNGVYATFMPKPLAEHDGSGMHVHQSLFDGESNLFYDPADENRLSQLAKAFIAGLLHHAPEIVAITNQWVNSYKRFVAGYDSPIHNTWAVRNRNSMVRVPPCHPEKAQSVRCEFRLPDPACNPYLAYAVMLAAGLEGVDRGYELPDPVEDDLGKVSAAELERRGIERLPDNLLDAVRRMEGSELVRGCLGDDLFDKLVQNKKIEWQRYHRHISDYEMRRYLPQL, from the coding sequence ATGAGCGAGAACAGCAGGGAATACGTACTGAAGATGGCCCGCGACCACGGGGTCAAGTTTATCAGGCTGTGGTTTACCGACATGCTGGGCTTCCTCAAGAGTTTCGCGATCACGGTCGAGGCGCTGGAGGAAACGCTGGAGAGCGGCAAGAGTTTCGACGGCAGCTCGATCCAGGGGTTCAGCCGGATGGACGAAAGCGACATGATCGCCATGCCCGACCCGGAAACATTCTGCATCCTGCCCTGGCGTCCGGCGAGCGAGGGCAACTCGGTTGCCCGGATGTTCTGCGACATCTTCCACCCGGACGGCGAGCCGTACTCGGCCGATCCGCGCCAGGTGCTCAAGCGCAACCTTACCCGCGCCAGCATGATCGGCTACACCTATTACGTGGGCGCCGAGTTGGAGTTTTTCTACTTCAAGGATAACTCGGCTTCGCCTGTTGGACTGGACCAGGGAGGCTATTTCGACCTGACACCCCTGGACGTGGCCAGTGATTTCCGCCGCGACACGGTGCTGACCCTGGAGAGCATGGGTGTGCCGGTCGAGAGCAGCCACCACGAGATCGCGCCCAGCCAGCACGAGATCGACCTGCGTCACGAGGACGCCCTGAGCATGGCCGACAACACCATGACCTACCGCCTGGTGGTCAAGGAAGTGGCGTTGCAGAACGGGGTCTACGCCACCTTCATGCCCAAGCCGCTGGCCGAGCATGACGGCAGCGGAATGCATGTCCATCAGTCCCTGTTCGACGGGGAGAGCAACCTGTTTTACGACCCGGCCGACGAGAACCGGCTCTCGCAGTTGGCCAAGGCTTTTATCGCCGGACTGCTGCACCACGCCCCGGAAATCGTGGCGATCACCAACCAGTGGGTCAACTCCTACAAGCGGTTCGTGGCCGGCTACGACTCGCCGATTCACAACACCTGGGCGGTGAGGAACCGTAACAGCATGGTCCGCGTTCCCCCCTGCCATCCGGAAAAAGCCCAGTCCGTGCGCTGTGAGTTTCGCCTGCCCGATCCAGCCTGCAACCCGTACCTGGCCTATGCCGTGATGCTGGCCGCCGGGTTGGAAGGCGTGGACAGGGGCTACGAGCTGCCGGACCCGGTGGAGGACGATCTGGGTAAAGTGAGCGCCGCCGAACTCGAGCGCCGGGGTATCGAGCGGCTGCCGGACAACCTGCTCGACGCCGTGCGCAGGATGGAGGGCAGCGAATTGGTGCGCGGCTGCCTGGGCGATGACCTGTTCGATAAGCTGGTGCAGAACAAGAAGATCGAGTGGCAGCGCTACCATCGCCATATCAGCGACTACGAGATGCGACGCTACCTCCCGCAACTCTGA
- a CDS encoding tetratricopeptide repeat protein → MNVDPGTPRQDRPLESSVDQGLRQLRLGFLGAFGLFALAFAAVQLLFYLWGGVLGLPGAYRAGDGGLTAGAWVIALLLPGLVGYRVLRGQDRRNLALLTRMWGSWRWFDHGVEMIGTADEYGERQEQSFARASALDPDDPYARNNLGTVLMQQGRIDEAIRFYREAIHKRPDYYKPYANLGAAWARKGRSDKAINLYRKALELNPRDPATHLNIGLALARTGKRRQAATHLKQFISLAPEHPRRQEVSSFIATL, encoded by the coding sequence GTGAACGTCGATCCCGGCACTCCGCGGCAGGACCGGCCCCTGGAAAGCAGTGTGGATCAGGGGCTCAGGCAGCTTCGCCTGGGCTTCCTCGGTGCCTTTGGCCTGTTCGCGCTCGCGTTCGCGGCTGTTCAACTGCTGTTCTACCTCTGGGGCGGCGTGCTGGGCCTGCCGGGAGCTTACCGCGCAGGTGACGGCGGCCTGACCGCCGGAGCGTGGGTGATCGCCCTGCTGCTGCCGGGTCTGGTCGGCTACAGGGTCCTGCGCGGCCAGGACCGCCGTAATCTCGCCCTGCTCACCCGGATGTGGGGCTCCTGGCGCTGGTTCGATCACGGGGTGGAGATGATCGGCACCGCTGACGAGTACGGGGAGCGCCAGGAGCAGAGTTTCGCCCGGGCCAGCGCCCTCGATCCCGACGACCCTTACGCCCGCAACAACCTGGGCACCGTGCTGATGCAGCAGGGCAGGATCGACGAGGCCATCCGCTTCTACCGCGAAGCGATTCACAAGCGCCCGGACTACTACAAGCCCTATGCCAACCTCGGCGCGGCCTGGGCCAGAAAGGGACGCAGCGACAAGGCGATCAACCTTTACCGCAAGGCGCTGGAACTCAACCCCCGCGACCCGGCGACCCACCTCAATATCGGCCTGGCCCTGGCCCGCACGGGCAAGCGGCGGCAGGCGGCCACGCATTTGAAGCAGTTTATCTCGCTGGCCCCGGAGCATCCGCGCCGGCAGGAGGTATCCAGCTTCATCGCCACGTTGTAA
- a CDS encoding SPOR domain-containing protein, with the protein MEPVLHLIVYTRKRLEPLVRKIPVIIPLAALALLPVLAGLSIYLQFEAAALRHQAAELGRQTALLEQRLDSLNSQLERLAAGPPPPTSPGALDILLDLRAPGGADPLFADAPAAAAASGGGVYALQVSSYRLRADAEQMAAALAEKIERKVLIQQAALASGRWYRVLIEPFAGRQDAAWFADSIRAAGVIGEYILQRLPDDWGNDPAYSEAPST; encoded by the coding sequence CTGGAGCCGGTCTTGCACCTGATCGTCTACACCCGGAAGCGGCTGGAGCCGCTGGTCCGCAAAATACCGGTCATCATTCCTCTCGCCGCACTGGCGCTGCTGCCTGTGCTGGCGGGGCTGAGCATATACCTGCAGTTCGAAGCCGCCGCCCTCAGACACCAAGCCGCGGAACTGGGCAGACAGACTGCTCTGCTGGAACAACGGCTCGATTCGCTCAACAGCCAGCTTGAACGTCTGGCGGCAGGCCCGCCGCCACCGACTTCCCCCGGCGCGCTGGACATCCTGCTGGACCTGCGCGCGCCCGGGGGCGCGGATCCTTTGTTCGCGGATGCTCCCGCGGCCGCCGCGGCCAGCGGCGGCGGAGTTTACGCGCTCCAGGTTTCCAGCTACCGCCTGCGGGCTGACGCCGAGCAAATGGCCGCAGCCCTGGCCGAAAAAATCGAGCGTAAGGTGCTGATCCAGCAGGCGGCTCTGGCCAGCGGCAGGTGGTACCGGGTCCTGATCGAGCCCTTTGCCGGCAGGCAGGACGCAGCCTGGTTCGCCGACAGTATCCGGGCCGCCGGCGTGATCGGCGAGTATATCCTGCAGCGGCTGCCGGACGACTGGGGAAACGACCCGGCTTACAGCGAAGCGCCATCAACTTAA
- a CDS encoding sugar phosphate isomerase/epimerase produces MSIGTARPDYLRKQGVETVTAQTEARNREWIDEVLGGRKLAYSTTNFLNYPLEESLRRIALGGFRNVEIWGNIRHLDPRNENEDVNATAALCQKLGLRVLSIHAPFTLDHDNDSPRRMDVWEKLVVRSMEQAELLGASTLVVHPVTSGTDNSDDAFRAMVERTGESLMRLADIAAGKGQLIAIENMPAHRVRRWGRAVDELYEFVNGSGRDNLGICLDTGHVVFNNGDPSRDLEQCLDRVFSVHMNDNIWGMHMDLHLVPGTGSVDWQRFRALLEAERFGGMIVLELDSRGRPSSIFEEARAFAAGYFSDSGDGQSAPRRQPEMNPGE; encoded by the coding sequence TTGTCGATTGGGACAGCAAGGCCGGATTATCTCAGGAAACAGGGAGTTGAAACAGTGACGGCGCAGACAGAGGCCCGCAACAGGGAATGGATCGACGAGGTTCTGGGGGGCAGGAAGCTGGCCTATTCCACAACCAATTTTCTCAACTACCCTCTGGAGGAATCTCTGCGCCGGATCGCCCTGGGGGGCTTCCGCAACGTTGAAATCTGGGGTAATATCAGGCACCTCGACCCGCGCAACGAGAACGAAGACGTCAACGCCACGGCCGCGCTGTGCCAAAAACTGGGCCTGCGGGTCCTGTCGATTCACGCCCCGTTCACTCTCGACCACGACAACGACTCCCCGCGCCGAATGGATGTCTGGGAAAAACTGGTTGTGCGCTCGATGGAGCAGGCCGAACTGCTGGGCGCGTCCACCCTGGTTGTCCACCCGGTCACCAGCGGGACCGATAACTCGGACGACGCGTTCCGGGCGATGGTGGAGCGTACGGGCGAGTCCCTGATGCGGCTGGCGGATATCGCCGCCGGCAAGGGACAACTGATCGCTATCGAGAACATGCCGGCCCATCGCGTCCGCCGCTGGGGGCGGGCAGTGGATGAGCTCTACGAATTCGTCAACGGCAGCGGACGGGACAACCTGGGGATCTGCCTGGACACCGGCCATGTGGTGTTCAATAACGGCGATCCCTCGCGGGACCTGGAACAGTGCCTGGACCGTGTTTTCAGCGTACATATGAACGACAATATCTGGGGCATGCACATGGACCTGCATCTGGTGCCCGGCACGGGCTCGGTGGACTGGCAGCGCTTCCGCGCGCTGCTGGAAGCGGAGCGGTTCGGCGGGATGATCGTGCTGGAACTCGACAGCCGCGGCCGTCCCAGCAGCATCTTCGAAGAGGCCCGCGCTTTCGCGGCCGGGTATTTTTCTGACAGCGGGGACGGGCAGTCCGCACCCCGACGGCAGCCGGAAATGAATCCGGGGGAGTGA
- a CDS encoding macro domain-containing protein, translated as MDSFLAGKTKIGLLKGDITQSGSDAIVNAANSALRMGGGVAGAILRAGGESIQRECDKIGGTPVGTAAITGGGNLRARYVIHAVGPRQGEGDEGRKLAGATRSSLELAESNELESIALPAVSSGIFGIPLDFCARTMLEAAISYLRTGEHSLREVVFCLFDDEALEAFSQALEDLTGPAA; from the coding sequence ATGGACAGCTTCCTGGCCGGAAAAACGAAGATCGGATTGCTGAAAGGCGATATTACCCAAAGCGGGTCCGATGCGATTGTCAACGCGGCCAACAGCGCACTGCGGATGGGAGGCGGCGTGGCGGGAGCGATCCTGCGCGCGGGCGGGGAATCTATCCAGCGCGAATGCGACAAGATCGGCGGCACACCGGTCGGCACGGCTGCGATCACCGGTGGCGGCAACCTGCGGGCGCGCTACGTAATCCACGCGGTTGGCCCTCGTCAGGGGGAAGGCGACGAGGGCCGTAAACTGGCCGGGGCAACCCGCTCCAGCCTGGAGCTTGCCGAGAGCAACGAGCTGGAATCGATCGCCCTTCCTGCGGTCAGCAGCGGCATCTTCGGTATCCCGCTCGATTTCTGCGCCCGCACCATGTTGGAAGCCGCAATCTCCTATCTTCGCACGGGCGAACACAGCCTTCGCGAGGTTGTTTTCTGCCTGTTCGACGACGAGGCATTGGAGGCGTTCTCACAGGCCCTCGAAGATCTCACCGGCCCGGCAGCCTGA
- a CDS encoding acetate kinase yields MLILVINCGSSSVKYQLVNTEDGVALVKGSVERIGMSGAVLTLERSDGYSVKFGLEILDHTVAIEQILAYLVHPKHGVIKDKSEVDAVGHRVVHGGQQFTGSVMVDEEVLAKIRQCIELAPLHNPHNIRGINAALRNLPGLPQVAVFDTAFHSSLPRHAYLYPLPYVLYRRYEIRRYGFHGTSHYYVYNRAVELLGKKAEELKVITVHLGNGCSITAVDGGRSVDTSMGLTPLEGLVMGTRSGDIDPSIILHIMGREELSLSEATTLLNKHSGLQGLSGISSDMRDLIEESGKGDERARLAIEVYCYRLRKYIGAYAAAMGGLDAVVFTAGVGENSALVRAKACEGLGFLGLELDGKANEEAVGKEADISKPGSRVKVFAIPTNEELVIARDTERIVNEAR; encoded by the coding sequence ATGTTGATTCTGGTGATCAACTGCGGAAGCAGCAGTGTAAAGTACCAACTGGTAAATACCGAAGATGGCGTGGCACTGGTGAAAGGCAGCGTGGAGCGGATCGGGATGAGCGGAGCGGTGCTGACCCTGGAGCGCAGCGACGGGTACAGCGTCAAGTTCGGCCTGGAAATCCTGGACCACACGGTGGCGATCGAACAGATCCTGGCCTATCTGGTCCACCCCAAGCACGGCGTGATCAAGGACAAGAGCGAGGTCGACGCGGTGGGGCACCGGGTAGTCCACGGCGGGCAGCAGTTCACCGGCAGCGTGATGGTGGATGAGGAAGTGCTGGCCAAAATCCGCCAGTGTATCGAGCTGGCCCCGCTGCACAATCCGCACAATATCCGGGGAATCAACGCGGCGCTGCGCAACCTGCCGGGCCTACCGCAGGTGGCCGTGTTCGACACGGCCTTCCACAGCAGCCTGCCGCGCCACGCATACCTCTATCCCCTGCCCTACGTGCTTTACCGCCGTTACGAGATCAGGCGCTACGGGTTCCACGGAACCAGCCACTACTACGTCTACAACCGGGCGGTGGAGCTGCTGGGCAAGAAGGCTGAGGAGCTCAAGGTCATTACGGTCCACCTCGGTAACGGCTGCAGCATCACGGCGGTCGACGGCGGCAGGAGCGTGGACACTTCGATGGGGCTTACTCCGCTCGAGGGCCTGGTGATGGGCACCCGCAGCGGCGATATCGACCCGTCGATTATCCTGCATATCATGGGCCGCGAGGAACTGAGCCTCTCCGAGGCCACCACCCTGCTCAACAAGCACAGCGGCCTGCAGGGTTTGTCCGGGATCTCCAGCGACATGCGCGATCTGATCGAGGAGAGCGGGAAAGGCGACGAGCGCGCCAGGCTGGCGATCGAGGTGTACTGCTACCGGCTGCGCAAGTATATCGGCGCGTATGCCGCCGCGATGGGCGGGCTGGACGCGGTCGTGTTCACCGCCGGGGTGGGCGAAAACAGCGCGCTGGTGCGAGCCAAGGCCTGCGAGGGGCTGGGCTTCCTGGGGCTGGAGCTGGACGGGAAAGCCAACGAGGAGGCAGTGGGCAAAGAGGCCGATATCAGCAAGCCGGGCAGCAGGGTAAAAGTATTCGCCATCCCGACCAACGAGGAACTGGTGATCGCCCGCGATACGGAGCGGATTGTGAACGAGGCCCGATAA
- a CDS encoding hydrogenase expression/formation protein: MAMIPTGKLTPELLAGLLRRIPGRDGRVIAGAQAGEDAAVIEFGDRFLIAASDPVTFAAERPAWYAVQINANDIAVMGGECRWLLATVLLPQGKTDESRVTELFAELAGACERLGVELVGGHTEVTAGLDRPLICGTMLGEAAPGRLCLKRNARAGDDLLLTKALAVEGTALIAREFPERLNSCCTKEEIRQAAKMLDNPGISVVSEARVALDIGGVHAMHDPTESGLAGAVRELADAAGLGAELEAEEVPIYDATKKICELLGLDPLGLLASGSLLIACEPASSEAIISRLLTKSVACRRVGRLTERDAGITEIESGRRRELRRFARDEIASLFD, encoded by the coding sequence GTGGCCATGATCCCCACAGGCAAGCTGACCCCGGAACTGCTGGCTGGTCTGCTCCGCCGCATTCCCGGCCGCGACGGCAGAGTAATAGCTGGCGCGCAGGCCGGTGAGGACGCGGCGGTTATCGAATTCGGCGATCGCTTCCTGATCGCCGCCAGCGACCCGGTGACGTTCGCGGCCGAGAGGCCCGCCTGGTACGCGGTGCAGATCAACGCCAACGATATCGCCGTGATGGGCGGAGAATGCCGCTGGCTGCTGGCGACAGTGCTTCTGCCGCAGGGAAAAACTGACGAGAGCCGCGTTACAGAGCTGTTCGCCGAGCTGGCCGGCGCCTGCGAACGGCTGGGCGTGGAGCTGGTGGGAGGACACACCGAGGTGACAGCGGGGCTGGACCGGCCGCTGATCTGCGGGACGATGCTGGGCGAGGCCGCCCCGGGCAGGTTGTGCCTGAAACGTAACGCCCGGGCCGGTGACGACCTGCTGCTGACCAAGGCGCTGGCAGTGGAGGGCACGGCGCTGATCGCCAGGGAGTTCCCGGAAAGACTTAATAGTTGCTGCACGAAGGAGGAAATCCGGCAGGCTGCAAAAATGCTGGACAATCCGGGAATCAGCGTGGTGTCCGAGGCCCGGGTCGCGCTGGACATTGGCGGAGTGCACGCGATGCACGATCCGACCGAAAGCGGGCTGGCCGGGGCTGTTCGTGAACTGGCGGACGCGGCGGGCCTGGGGGCGGAGCTGGAGGCTGAAGAAGTCCCGATCTACGATGCGACGAAGAAAATCTGCGAGCTGCTGGGGCTGGACCCGCTGGGGCTGCTGGCTTCAGGCAGCCTGCTGATCGCCTGCGAACCGGCGTCGAGTGAAGCGATAATCTCCAGATTGCTGACTAAGAGCGTAGCCTGCCGCAGAGTGGGCCGGCTGACGGAGCGGGATGCCGGTATTACCGAGATCGAGAGCGGCCGCCGGCGGGAGCTGCGCCGGTTCGCGCGGGATGAGATAGCGAGTCTGTTCGATTAG
- a CDS encoding response regulator transcription factor: MVLVAQGENELAGEVRAALDGLDYEVLHPTATDGKSLREIEQVDLFLLVAARVRGLEKLAVTLSDDDLLKSVPRLVITSDKALEKFDYCRLADEILVTPFTSVELTARLRMISWRLFKVDPSNRVTADELVINLATYEVTLDGSPVDLTFKEYELLRYLATHRRRVHSRRELLSRVWGEDYYGGARTVDVHIRRIRAKIEQRGRQYIQTVRGVGYRFIG, from the coding sequence ATGGTGCTGGTGGCCCAGGGAGAAAACGAGCTGGCGGGCGAGGTTCGCGCGGCGCTCGATGGCCTGGACTATGAAGTTCTGCATCCCACCGCAACCGACGGCAAGTCGCTGAGGGAAATCGAGCAGGTCGATCTGTTCCTGCTGGTGGCCGCGCGCGTGCGCGGGCTGGAAAAGCTGGCTGTCACCCTGAGTGACGACGACCTGCTGAAATCCGTGCCCAGGCTGGTAATCACCTCCGACAAGGCTCTGGAAAAGTTCGACTACTGCCGGCTGGCTGACGAAATCCTGGTCACGCCGTTCACGTCAGTTGAACTGACTGCGCGCCTGCGGATGATAAGCTGGCGGCTGTTCAAAGTGGACCCGTCAAACCGGGTGACCGCGGATGAACTGGTGATCAATCTGGCCACCTACGAAGTGACCCTTGACGGCTCGCCAGTGGATTTGACATTCAAGGAATACGAACTCCTGCGCTATCTGGCTACCCACCGCAGACGTGTCCATTCCCGGCGCGAACTGCTCAGCCGTGTCTGGGGCGAAGATTACTACGGCGGGGCGCGCACGGTGGACGTCCATATCAGGCGGATCAGGGCCAAGATCGAACAGAGAGGCCGGCAGTATATCCAGACCGTGCGGGGTGTGGGCTACCGCTTTATCGGGTAA